From Demequina lutea, a single genomic window includes:
- a CDS encoding glycogen/starch/alpha-glucan phosphorylase — protein sequence MNENTPPVAAREHTVESFTREFLRELNFSQGVDLDRASDNDKYLALAKTVRHYLMTRWLETLRNQYTDQAKTVAYLSAEFLLGPQLENSMLAANLDSIAAESLRGLGIDIEELRGVEIEPGLGNGGLGRLAACFIDSLATLNVPSIGYGIRYEYGIFRQTFVDGKQVEKPDDWLRLGSPWEIAHPENAVEVHFGGHTKKAHGGAEGARAWLPDWHVMAVPYNYMVPGYRNGRVNTLRLWSAKATRAFDLQIFNEGDYEEAVRAQTFAENISKVIYPEDSTPQGKELRLQQQYFFVAASLRDFLTNVLPPDYPLENLPNRVTWQLNDTHPVIAVPELMRILIDERGWDWDKAWGITQQVFAYTCHTLLPEALEVWPTDLLGKLLPRHLEIIYQINDEFVDQVRAAYPGDELRVRRMSIVAEHPVRAVRMAHLATVAGFKVNGVAALHSKLLAEKLLVDFAQMWPEKFTNVTNGITPRRFVRLSNPGLSGLITEAIGDGWITDLDQLSRLEPLADDAEFRRRFREIKSSNKVRLAGVLAKRGDIELAGDGMVDAMVKRLHEYKRQSLKLLHIVSVYEGICSGRIPLDSVTPRTFVFGAKAAPGYVRAKETIELINAVGRTINADASLKGRLKVAFPANYNVTLAEVLIPAADLSEQISLAGKEASGTGNMKFALNGALTIGTDDGANVEIRKLVGDENFFLFGMDEPAAAALQASGYHPDEFYESDADLKAALDMIASGAFTGGDQGGAVTSIFADLTEHDRFMALADFRSYLDAQAKVEAAYADQDAWSRSAVLNVARSGFFSSDRSIRDYLDRIWKAKPIDQNA from the coding sequence GTGAATGAGAACACTCCGCCCGTTGCGGCACGCGAGCACACCGTCGAGAGCTTTACCAGGGAGTTCCTCCGCGAACTCAACTTCAGCCAGGGCGTCGATCTCGATCGGGCCTCTGATAATGACAAGTACCTGGCGCTCGCCAAGACCGTTCGTCACTACCTGATGACGAGATGGCTCGAGACGCTGCGCAACCAGTACACCGACCAGGCCAAGACCGTCGCGTACCTGTCAGCGGAGTTCCTGTTGGGCCCCCAACTCGAGAACAGCATGCTGGCCGCGAATCTCGACTCCATCGCCGCCGAGTCCCTCCGAGGCCTCGGGATCGACATCGAAGAATTGCGCGGCGTCGAGATTGAGCCTGGTCTCGGCAACGGCGGCCTCGGCCGCCTCGCCGCGTGCTTCATCGACTCGCTCGCGACACTCAACGTGCCCTCGATCGGCTATGGCATTCGCTACGAGTACGGCATCTTCCGTCAGACCTTCGTGGACGGCAAACAGGTTGAGAAGCCGGATGACTGGTTGCGCCTTGGTTCGCCTTGGGAGATCGCCCACCCTGAAAACGCGGTGGAGGTGCACTTTGGTGGTCACACCAAGAAGGCCCACGGCGGCGCCGAGGGAGCACGCGCTTGGCTCCCCGACTGGCACGTCATGGCCGTCCCGTATAACTACATGGTGCCCGGCTACCGCAACGGTCGCGTCAACACGCTCCGCCTCTGGAGCGCCAAGGCGACGCGAGCGTTCGACCTCCAGATCTTCAACGAGGGCGACTACGAGGAGGCCGTCCGCGCCCAGACCTTCGCGGAGAACATCTCCAAGGTGATCTACCCCGAAGACTCGACGCCTCAAGGAAAGGAACTGCGTCTGCAGCAGCAGTACTTCTTCGTCGCGGCGTCGCTCCGCGACTTCCTGACCAACGTCTTGCCGCCCGACTACCCGCTCGAGAACCTGCCCAACCGCGTCACGTGGCAACTCAACGACACTCACCCGGTCATTGCGGTGCCCGAGCTCATGCGCATCCTCATCGATGAGAGGGGCTGGGACTGGGACAAGGCCTGGGGCATCACGCAACAGGTCTTCGCCTATACGTGCCACACGCTGCTTCCTGAGGCGCTTGAGGTGTGGCCGACCGACCTCCTCGGCAAGTTGCTCCCGCGCCACCTCGAGATCATTTACCAGATCAACGATGAATTCGTCGACCAGGTACGTGCCGCGTACCCTGGCGATGAGCTCCGCGTCAGGCGCATGTCGATCGTCGCCGAGCATCCCGTCAGGGCGGTGCGAATGGCGCACCTGGCCACGGTCGCAGGCTTCAAGGTCAATGGGGTGGCCGCCCTGCACTCTAAATTGTTGGCCGAGAAGCTGCTCGTCGACTTCGCGCAGATGTGGCCGGAGAAGTTCACCAACGTGACCAACGGCATCACCCCGAGGCGCTTTGTTCGCCTCTCCAACCCGGGGCTGTCCGGACTCATCACCGAGGCGATCGGCGATGGCTGGATCACCGATCTCGACCAGTTGAGCCGCCTCGAGCCGCTCGCCGACGATGCCGAATTCAGGCGCCGCTTCCGGGAGATCAAGAGCTCGAACAAGGTCAGACTCGCGGGAGTCCTGGCCAAGCGAGGCGACATCGAGTTGGCGGGCGACGGCATGGTCGACGCCATGGTCAAGCGCCTCCACGAATACAAGCGCCAGAGCCTCAAGCTGCTGCACATTGTTTCGGTTTACGAGGGAATATGCTCAGGACGCATCCCCCTGGACTCGGTCACACCCCGCACCTTCGTGTTCGGAGCGAAGGCCGCACCCGGGTACGTGCGCGCCAAGGAGACCATCGAGCTCATCAATGCGGTAGGCCGCACCATCAACGCCGACGCGTCGCTCAAGGGCCGCCTCAAGGTCGCGTTCCCCGCGAACTACAACGTGACCCTCGCCGAGGTACTCATCCCCGCTGCCGATCTCTCCGAGCAGATCTCGCTCGCCGGCAAGGAAGCATCCGGCACCGGCAACATGAAGTTCGCGTTGAATGGCGCCTTGACCATCGGGACGGACGACGGCGCGAACGTCGAGATCCGCAAGCTCGTTGGCGACGAGAACTTCTTCCTGTTCGGCATGGATGAGCCGGCAGCCGCCGCGCTCCAGGCAAGCGGCTATCACCCGGACGAGTTCTACGAGTCCGATGCGGACCTCAAGGCGGCGCTCGACATGATCGCGTCTGGGGCATTCACGGGCGGGGACCAAGGCGGCGCCGTGACGTCCATCTTCGCCGACCTCACCGAGCACGATCGGTTCATGGCGCTCGCGGACTTCAGGTCCTACCTTGACGCGCAGGCCAAGGTCGAGGCGGCGTACGCCGATCAGGACGCGTGGAGCCGCTCCGCGGTCCTCAACGTCGCCCGCAGCGGCTTCTTCTCCTCGGATCGCTCCATTCGGGACTACCTCGACCGCATCTGGAAGGCCAAGCCAATCGACCAGAACGCCTGA
- a CDS encoding sugar ABC transporter substrate-binding protein, translating into MSRLNTRRAVQLGALATSAVLVLAACSSNGSPAPAASGAASQGTVTATIKFWDPYPQREAGSDWDKLVKSCAPAGSTIERTSAPQTDLLNQLTSAVKEGNAPDVVLLDNPLMPDAASSGLLATAKQAGIDVSGIDANLEGPGLVDGVAYGVPMGSNALGLYYNKDVLTAAGVDVSTITNWDTLNAAIGKVVDSGAKGITFSGIAGEEGVFQFEPWFWGSGAKLSDIKSADAVSAGQLLSDWVGKGWAPKSAATDNQSASWDLFLTGAYGFGENGSWFASAAAANKGFSIGMIPIPAKDSAVAPVPTGGEFAVAPLQSSNASDHYANASAVISCLTSGANANVTSETLGYLSAKADVRAAQVAANPMWTPWVSIVEGAQGRTTDLGAGYVGVSAQLSQALQGALNAAGNADQVKSSFENASGL; encoded by the coding sequence ATGAGTCGTCTGAACACGCGCCGCGCGGTGCAACTCGGCGCACTGGCCACAAGCGCAGTCTTGGTACTCGCTGCCTGCTCGTCGAACGGGAGTCCGGCTCCCGCGGCAAGCGGAGCCGCCTCGCAGGGAACCGTCACGGCAACTATCAAGTTCTGGGACCCGTACCCTCAGCGCGAAGCGGGTTCGGACTGGGACAAGCTCGTGAAGTCCTGCGCCCCCGCGGGCTCCACGATCGAGCGGACAAGCGCCCCCCAGACCGACCTGCTCAACCAGCTCACGAGTGCGGTCAAGGAGGGCAACGCCCCCGACGTCGTCCTTCTTGACAACCCGCTGATGCCCGATGCTGCGTCGTCAGGGCTGCTGGCCACGGCAAAGCAGGCGGGGATCGACGTCTCAGGCATTGACGCGAACCTGGAGGGCCCCGGTTTGGTCGATGGCGTCGCGTACGGCGTCCCCATGGGTTCGAATGCACTCGGCCTGTATTACAACAAGGACGTCCTCACGGCCGCAGGCGTAGACGTGTCCACGATCACCAACTGGGACACGCTCAATGCGGCCATCGGCAAGGTCGTCGACAGCGGAGCCAAGGGGATCACCTTCTCGGGAATCGCGGGCGAGGAGGGTGTCTTTCAGTTTGAGCCGTGGTTCTGGGGTTCGGGCGCAAAGCTGAGCGACATCAAGTCGGCCGACGCCGTGAGTGCGGGTCAGCTTCTGTCGGACTGGGTGGGCAAGGGATGGGCCCCCAAGTCGGCGGCCACAGACAACCAGTCCGCGTCGTGGGACCTGTTTCTCACCGGCGCGTACGGATTTGGCGAAAACGGTTCTTGGTTTGCCTCCGCTGCGGCCGCGAATAAGGGCTTCTCGATCGGCATGATTCCGATTCCAGCGAAGGACTCGGCCGTGGCCCCCGTCCCGACGGGCGGCGAGTTTGCGGTCGCACCGTTGCAGTCGAGCAACGCATCCGATCACTACGCCAACGCGTCGGCAGTGATCTCGTGCCTCACGAGCGGTGCCAACGCCAACGTCACGAGCGAGACCCTCGGATACCTGTCCGCTAAGGCCGACGTCCGTGCAGCGCAGGTTGCGGCGAACCCGATGTGGACACCCTGGGTGAGCATCGTCGAGGGAGCCCAAGGTCGCACCACGGATCTCGGTGCAGGCTATGTCGGTGTCTCCGCGCAGTTGTCCCAGGCGCTCCAGGGCGCGCTCAATGCCGCAGGCAACGCCGATCAGGTGAAGTCCTCGTTCGAGAACGCCTCCGGGTTGTAG
- a CDS encoding LacI family DNA-binding transcriptional regulator — protein MATIGDVAREAGVARSTVSSVLTGRKFVNPETKARVEAAIAALDYTVNQGARALATSRSMTLGLVVRFHESEFSPALATYIVAVTDVARANGYRTLLLTDFDGADAVRTVIRTRQVDGLVLLNVVEDDARIAPIVDAGFPAVLVGMPAEPSGIDAVDLDFSAGARMLVDHLADAGHRAATFVTWPEEVFVAGRTYAAHFRDACLEEARSRGLELRVLHAPVGPEAVKDALRHLLDTEKRPTALIVHNDAAIAMLPLVLRDLGLDVPRDCSVVSLHSAELGRQFGIPYTAVESQPERVSELAVEKLVARLGSPPEAASTVLVEPPLIVRGSVAGL, from the coding sequence ATGGCGACCATTGGCGATGTCGCACGTGAGGCGGGCGTTGCCCGGAGCACGGTCTCGTCGGTGTTGACGGGCCGAAAGTTCGTGAATCCAGAGACCAAGGCGCGCGTCGAGGCGGCGATCGCCGCGCTGGACTACACGGTGAACCAGGGGGCTCGTGCCCTTGCCACGTCGCGGTCGATGACGCTTGGCCTCGTGGTGCGCTTTCACGAGTCTGAATTCAGCCCCGCTCTTGCCACCTACATCGTGGCGGTGACCGATGTGGCTCGCGCCAACGGGTATCGCACGCTGCTCTTGACCGACTTCGATGGCGCCGATGCCGTGCGAACTGTCATTAGAACCCGCCAGGTCGACGGTCTCGTGCTGCTCAATGTGGTCGAGGACGACGCGCGCATCGCTCCCATCGTGGACGCGGGCTTCCCCGCAGTGCTTGTGGGAATGCCCGCCGAGCCGAGCGGCATCGACGCAGTTGACCTCGACTTCTCAGCGGGTGCACGCATGCTCGTGGATCACCTGGCGGACGCGGGCCACCGCGCGGCGACCTTTGTGACCTGGCCGGAAGAGGTCTTTGTGGCAGGAAGAACGTACGCGGCGCACTTCAGGGATGCGTGTCTCGAGGAGGCTCGCAGCAGGGGCCTGGAGTTACGGGTTCTGCACGCCCCTGTGGGCCCTGAGGCGGTGAAGGACGCGCTGCGGCACTTGCTCGACACGGAGAAACGCCCGACGGCACTCATCGTTCACAACGATGCGGCGATCGCGATGCTCCCGCTGGTGCTCAGAGACCTGGGGCTTGACGTGCCGCGAGACTGCTCGGTCGTGAGTCTGCACTCTGCGGAGCTTGGGCGTCAGTTCGGGATTCCATACACGGCGGTTGAGTCTCAGCCGGAGCGCGTGTCAGAACTGGCGGTCGAGAAGTTGGTCGCCCGACTGGGCTCGCCGCCTGAAGCGGCATCGACGGTTCTTGTTGAGCCACCGTTGATCGTCAGGGGAAGTGTCGCGGGGCTCTAG
- a CDS encoding carbohydrate ABC transporter permease: MHRSWWKTAIGVVLTAIMLFPIYWMINVSFTRRESIRKGQLLPFDFTTAHYQAVFHDQFPYLATSLIVGLGTVLLTLIIAAPAGFALAKLSVPGGRFLGFVLIVAQMIPAVVMALGFYAIYNRIGLLNSIPGLIIADSTIAVPFAVMLFTAFMRGIPREMMEAAKLDRASSWRTFVSVVLPMSRNVSITVSLFAFLWAWSDFLFASTLDREGGNLRPITMGIYDYIGAQNQEWGPMMATAVVASIPTVLLLILAQKYVAAGVTAGAVKD, from the coding sequence ATGCACCGCTCATGGTGGAAGACCGCCATCGGAGTCGTCCTGACGGCGATCATGCTGTTTCCCATTTACTGGATGATCAACGTCTCGTTCACGCGCCGCGAGTCGATCCGCAAGGGGCAACTCTTACCGTTCGACTTCACGACGGCGCACTACCAGGCCGTGTTCCATGACCAGTTCCCGTACCTGGCCACCAGTCTTATCGTCGGCCTGGGTACGGTCCTGTTGACGCTGATCATCGCTGCTCCAGCGGGATTCGCCCTTGCCAAGCTCTCGGTACCGGGCGGTCGCTTCCTAGGATTCGTCCTGATCGTGGCGCAGATGATTCCAGCCGTTGTCATGGCCCTCGGCTTCTACGCGATCTACAACAGGATTGGGCTCCTCAACTCGATTCCAGGACTGATCATCGCGGACTCGACCATTGCCGTGCCGTTTGCGGTCATGCTCTTCACCGCGTTCATGCGCGGTATCCCCAGGGAAATGATGGAGGCCGCGAAGCTTGACAGGGCGTCGTCTTGGCGCACGTTCGTGTCCGTGGTGCTTCCCATGTCGCGCAACGTCTCGATCACCGTCTCGCTCTTCGCGTTCCTGTGGGCGTGGTCTGACTTTCTCTTCGCATCGACGCTCGATCGCGAGGGAGGCAACCTTCGGCCCATCACGATGGGCATCTACGACTATATCGGCGCCCAGAACCAGGAGTGGGGGCCGATGATGGCGACCGCTGTCGTCGCGTCGATTCCCACGGTGTTGCTCCTGATCCTCGCCCAGAAGTACGTCGCAGCCGGCGTCACGGCGGGGGCCGTTAAGGACTAG
- a CDS encoding oxygenase MpaB family protein — MTTSASPVARVRSRVGEALFARVAGPNGHDARRLVHETPGPRWFPKGSAIRRVHGDASMWVGGLRALLLQSLHPLTMAGVAGHSGYRGDPWGRLERTSTFIAYTTFGAADDAQAMIDRIRAVHERVRGKAPDGRPYSASDPHLLTWVHIAEADSFLTAHQRYGARPLSPSQADEYVSQAARVAVALGATDVPTTTAELAAALDRYRPELAASEAAKDTAHFLLREPPLPWTARAPYALIAAGGVALLPAWARDELDIHSRLPHWAGERGGALATKAVRWGLSAALPDYPTL, encoded by the coding sequence GTGACTACCTCAGCAAGCCCCGTCGCACGCGTCCGCTCGCGAGTCGGCGAGGCGTTGTTTGCGCGCGTCGCCGGACCCAATGGGCACGACGCGCGCAGGCTAGTTCACGAGACGCCGGGACCGCGCTGGTTCCCCAAGGGCTCCGCGATTCGTCGCGTCCACGGGGATGCCTCCATGTGGGTGGGTGGCCTGCGCGCCCTTCTGTTGCAGTCGCTCCACCCGCTGACCATGGCGGGTGTCGCGGGCCACTCCGGGTATCGAGGCGACCCGTGGGGTCGGCTCGAGCGCACGTCGACCTTCATCGCATATACGACGTTCGGGGCGGCGGACGATGCCCAGGCCATGATCGATCGCATTCGCGCCGTCCACGAACGCGTGCGCGGAAAGGCCCCCGACGGCCGCCCCTACAGCGCAAGCGACCCGCACTTGCTCACCTGGGTACACATCGCAGAGGCCGACTCGTTCCTCACCGCCCACCAGCGGTACGGTGCGCGCCCGTTGAGCCCTTCCCAGGCCGATGAGTATGTGAGCCAAGCGGCGCGGGTCGCGGTTGCCCTTGGGGCGACGGACGTGCCCACCACGACCGCAGAACTCGCCGCAGCGCTCGACCGGTACCGACCAGAACTCGCGGCGTCCGAGGCCGCGAAGGACACGGCGCACTTTCTGTTGCGCGAGCCGCCACTACCGTGGACCGCACGCGCGCCCTACGCGCTCATCGCCGCTGGTGGCGTGGCTTTGTTGCCTGCGTGGGCCCGCGACGAACTCGACATCCACAGCCGCTTGCCACATTGGGCGGGAGAGCGGGGCGGGGCGCTCGCTACCAAGGCCGTGCGCTGGGGTCTGAGCGCGGCACTGCCCGACTACCCCACGCTATGA
- a CDS encoding carbohydrate ABC transporter permease, translating into MTLLSQDPPAGLRQPRRLDAERVLSRKKRNRAAMLASLGFIAPLAIYLFVFYLFPLVQNVVMSLERYDRGTFVHGGAPFVGLGIYREVIGSSRFWPVVGHTAVFTLASITVQYAVGLALAVFFKSNFRLSATLRALFLMPWLLPVIVSGTTWQWMMNPDNGVLNNVLGFFGVDPVWWLSADNALWSVLIANIWLGIPFNLVILYSGLQSIPESLYEAAALDGAGAWRRFRSITLPSLRPVTLITLLLGLVYTLKVVDIIWIMTMGTGTSQTLATWSYGMAFGKGTSAVVRYSEASAVGSILLVVALAFGLLYVFTQRKESD; encoded by the coding sequence ATGACACTTCTCTCGCAGGATCCGCCTGCCGGGCTCCGACAGCCACGCCGGTTGGACGCGGAGCGCGTGCTGAGCCGCAAGAAGCGAAACCGTGCCGCGATGCTGGCCTCCCTCGGCTTCATCGCGCCGCTCGCGATCTACCTGTTCGTCTTTTACCTCTTTCCGCTTGTCCAGAACGTGGTGATGAGCCTCGAGCGCTATGACAGGGGCACCTTCGTCCACGGCGGTGCGCCGTTCGTGGGACTCGGCATCTACCGCGAGGTGATTGGCAGCTCAAGGTTCTGGCCCGTCGTCGGCCACACGGCGGTGTTCACTCTTGCCTCGATCACGGTCCAGTACGCCGTGGGATTGGCGCTCGCCGTCTTCTTCAAGTCAAACTTCCGCCTGTCGGCGACGCTCAGGGCATTGTTCCTGATGCCGTGGCTCCTGCCCGTTATCGTGTCCGGCACAACGTGGCAGTGGATGATGAATCCTGACAACGGCGTCCTCAATAACGTTCTCGGGTTCTTTGGTGTCGACCCCGTGTGGTGGTTGAGCGCCGACAACGCGTTGTGGTCGGTACTCATCGCCAACATCTGGCTGGGAATCCCGTTCAATCTGGTGATTCTCTACTCGGGTCTCCAGAGCATTCCCGAGTCGCTCTACGAGGCCGCCGCGCTCGATGGCGCCGGTGCCTGGCGCCGATTCCGTAGCATCACATTGCCGTCCCTGCGCCCGGTGACTCTCATCACCCTGCTGCTCGGCCTGGTGTACACGCTCAAGGTGGTCGACATCATCTGGATTATGACCATGGGCACCGGAACGTCCCAAACGCTCGCGACGTGGTCCTACGGAATGGCCTTCGGTAAGGGCACGTCCGCGGTGGTGCGTTACTCCGAGGCATCGGCGGTGGGCAGCATCCTGCTCGTAGTCGCTCTCGCATTCGGGTTGCTCTACGTCTTCACTCAACGCAAGGAGAGTGATTAG
- a CDS encoding LCP family protein: MPRKARRSRWRRVRGVLLALVAVLVVSAVAINAWVEHRITTVDALSGAANTPGQTYLIVGSDSRAGWMNDGTVGARTDTIMVMHQPVHGPTALISIPRDSYVAIPGHGQNKINAAFAFGGPQLLVQTVEQLTGLTIDRYVEVGFLGVEDVVNGLGGVNLCYDADVNDPYSTLVWQAGCHQADGATALAFSRMRYADPLGDIGRTQRQQQVLSAVAKKALSPSTFLNPFKAKRVAEAGLQSFRVSNGTHTLDLARMASVFNAARGADAVTGTPPIATIDYQVAGVGSCVLLDPKTVGEFWTQIAAGTYAPGTHTGGIG; the protein is encoded by the coding sequence CTCGCGCTCGTCGCGGTCCTGGTGGTGTCGGCCGTCGCGATCAATGCGTGGGTTGAGCATCGGATCACGACGGTGGACGCGCTCAGTGGCGCCGCCAATACGCCCGGTCAGACGTATCTCATCGTCGGCTCCGACTCGAGGGCGGGGTGGATGAACGACGGCACAGTGGGTGCGCGCACGGACACCATCATGGTGATGCACCAACCCGTCCACGGTCCCACCGCGCTCATTTCGATCCCTCGCGACTCGTATGTCGCCATCCCAGGTCACGGGCAGAACAAGATCAATGCGGCCTTCGCGTTCGGTGGCCCCCAGCTGCTGGTACAGACCGTCGAGCAACTGACGGGCCTCACGATCGACCGCTATGTTGAGGTCGGATTTCTCGGCGTCGAGGACGTGGTCAATGGGCTCGGAGGGGTCAACCTGTGTTACGACGCCGACGTGAATGACCCCTACAGCACACTCGTCTGGCAAGCGGGATGCCATCAGGCAGACGGGGCGACAGCCCTCGCTTTCTCACGCATGCGCTACGCGGATCCGCTGGGGGACATCGGCCGCACACAGCGTCAGCAACAGGTGTTGTCGGCGGTGGCAAAAAAGGCCCTGAGCCCCTCGACTTTCCTCAATCCGTTCAAGGCGAAGAGAGTGGCCGAGGCGGGCCTGCAGAGCTTCAGGGTGAGCAACGGCACGCACACTCTCGACCTCGCGCGAATGGCCAGTGTGTTCAACGCCGCCAGGGGCGCCGATGCCGTGACAGGCACTCCGCCCATCGCCACAATCGACTACCAAGTGGCCGGTGTCGGCTCATGTGTCCTGCTCGATCCAAAGACCGTCGGCGAGTTTTGGACTCAAATCGCCGCGGGCACCTACGCGCCAGGCACCCACACGGGTGGGATCGGGTAG
- a CDS encoding O-antigen ligase family protein — MTSERVRDYVTVWTVVLLMSGQGFRYLMGLPAYAVLCVITVAAVAATMRTSMSGLRLPVLLSAFLGLAVASVLWSATRAVTALAVAVLLATTYVAVATVRRTSGARFMELLYRGFQVSLFGGVAFEGVVTFVVRHPIAPLVGDLGSLASNVSGNPSLMWSRDMLLSGGPLEGFVGNRNPFAAIALFAAITAVVLLMERRIRVIDGVATLVTAGAVHLLTQSATVTIAIAYLTALVIAALVIRRVTLRAKKILSFAVLACTAVAGVLTVKFHAELFAMVDRSPEASFRTDIWRQVSAVAEQRPEGWGYVGYWPVWEQPYRGIVERYGLVVTHAHNAFLDSWLQLGLIGLALLAGLLLLTFGSAWRLVERAGRGDTFIPLGWVMLTAALALQALTESRLLVEGGWYMLVALYCSAPQVFALTIVDPEYVHSVDRLAATRTGIGGAVTNVTAQKAKRATRAVP, encoded by the coding sequence ATGACTTCCGAACGTGTTCGCGACTACGTGACCGTGTGGACGGTCGTGCTCTTGATGTCTGGACAGGGCTTCCGGTACTTGATGGGCCTTCCTGCCTACGCGGTGTTATGCGTCATCACAGTGGCGGCCGTCGCCGCGACGATGCGCACGTCGATGTCGGGTCTGAGGCTTCCCGTGCTGCTCTCGGCCTTCCTGGGGCTCGCAGTTGCCAGCGTCTTATGGTCTGCGACTCGGGCAGTCACGGCGCTGGCCGTCGCGGTGCTGCTGGCGACCACCTACGTGGCAGTCGCAACCGTACGCCGCACGAGCGGGGCGCGATTCATGGAATTGCTGTACCGAGGGTTCCAAGTCAGTCTCTTCGGGGGTGTCGCTTTCGAGGGCGTCGTGACCTTTGTCGTGAGGCACCCGATCGCCCCTCTCGTCGGTGATCTGGGGAGCCTGGCCAGCAACGTTTCTGGCAATCCGAGCCTTATGTGGTCGCGGGACATGTTGCTCTCTGGAGGTCCGCTCGAAGGATTCGTCGGGAACCGCAACCCCTTTGCAGCGATCGCGCTGTTTGCGGCAATCACAGCCGTGGTGTTGCTCATGGAGCGGCGAATTCGAGTCATCGACGGGGTCGCGACGTTGGTAACGGCCGGAGCGGTTCACTTGCTGACTCAATCCGCCACGGTCACGATCGCGATTGCATATCTCACCGCCCTCGTCATCGCCGCGCTCGTCATTCGTCGCGTGACACTTCGCGCCAAGAAAATCCTCTCATTCGCTGTTCTCGCATGCACAGCGGTCGCCGGGGTTTTGACCGTCAAGTTCCATGCCGAGCTCTTCGCGATGGTCGACCGAAGCCCGGAAGCCTCCTTCCGCACCGACATCTGGCGCCAGGTGTCCGCCGTCGCCGAGCAGCGCCCAGAGGGCTGGGGATACGTGGGGTACTGGCCGGTCTGGGAACAGCCCTACCGGGGGATCGTCGAGCGGTATGGCTTGGTGGTCACTCACGCGCACAACGCCTTCCTCGACTCGTGGCTTCAACTCGGACTCATCGGGCTCGCGCTTCTCGCCGGGCTGCTCTTGCTCACGTTCGGGAGCGCCTGGCGGCTCGTCGAACGAGCGGGCCGTGGCGACACGTTCATCCCCTTGGGGTGGGTCATGCTGACTGCAGCGCTGGCGTTGCAGGCGCTCACCGAGTCGCGATTGCTGGTAGAGGGCGGTTGGTACATGCTCGTCGCCTTGTATTGCTCCGCACCGCAAGTGTTTGCGCTGACAATCGTGGATCCGGAGTATGTCCACTCTGTAGACCGCCTAGCAGCGACACGTACCGGTATTGGGGGTGCGGTCACGAACGTGACTGCTCAGAAGGCGAAGCGCGCCACGCGCGCCGTGCCCTAA
- a CDS encoding GNAT family N-acetyltransferase, which yields MGWWLTTWRDQPVYEAGWGVVPEAQGRGIAKSAVALLITDARSHGERRLLTAFPSVDNAASNHLCSSAGFKNHGIESFPFRGTTLTVNAWALELSP from the coding sequence GTGGGATGGTGGCTCACCACGTGGCGCGACCAGCCCGTCTACGAGGCGGGATGGGGCGTAGTGCCCGAGGCGCAAGGCCGAGGCATAGCGAAGTCCGCGGTCGCGCTGCTCATCACGGATGCCCGTTCACACGGAGAAAGGCGATTGCTCACCGCGTTTCCTTCGGTAGACAACGCCGCTTCGAACCATCTGTGCTCGAGCGCAGGATTCAAGAACCATGGAATCGAGTCGTTCCCTTTCAGGGGAACGACACTCACAGTCAACGCGTGGGCGCTCGAACTCAGCCCGTAG